One stretch of Microcebus murinus isolate Inina chromosome 12, M.murinus_Inina_mat1.0, whole genome shotgun sequence DNA includes these proteins:
- the TSTD2 gene encoding thiosulfate sulfurtransferase/rhodanese-like domain-containing protein 2 isoform X1, with protein MPSSTSPDQGDDLEACVLRFSDLDLKNTSLINPSSCLKAELNGSTKKKYSFAKKKAFALFVKTKEVPAKRNFECKEKWWKCCQQSFTDQTSIHRHVATQHADEIYEQTASILKQLGAALSTSKSLMSVDQKNPGKECLMHSHEMSAWLPDISCFSPDELISGQGSDEGEVLLYYCYCDLEDPQWMCAWQTALCQHLHLTGKVRVATEGINGTVGGSKLASRLYMEVMLSCPLFKDYLCKDDFKTSKGGAHCFPELRVGVFEEIVPMGISPSKISYKKPGIHLSPGEFHKEVEKFLSQANQEQRDTILLDCRNFYESKIGRFQGCLAPDIRKFSYFPSYVDKNLELFREKRVLMYCTGGIRCERGSAYLKAKGVCKEVFQLKGGIHKYLEEFPDGFYKGKLFVFDERYALAYNSDVVSECSYCGSQWDQYKLCSTPQCRQLVLTCPACQGQGFTACCVTCQDKGSRKASGSTQDSFKEECECTARRPRIPRELSQQLYLPGSPEPGPAVGEDGPWLV; from the exons ATGCCTTCTTCTACTTCACCAGACCAAGGAGATGACCTGGAGGCCTGTGTTTTAAGATTTTCTGAcctggatttaaaaaatacaagtctTATTAATCCCAGCAGCTGTCTCAAAGCAGAGTTAAATGGCagtacaaagaagaaatactcatttgcaaagaaaaag GCCTTTGCCCTTTTCGTCAAAACCAAAGAAGTTCCAGCAAAAAGGAATtttgaatgtaaagaaaaatggTGGAAATGCTGTCAGCAATCATTCACAGACCAGACCAGCATCCATAGACATGTGGCAACACAACATGCTGATGAAATTTATGAACAGACTGCTTCTATTTTAAAGCAGCTGGGTGCAGCATTGAGCACCTCAAAGAGTCTTATGTCTGTAGACCAAAAGAACCCCGGGAAAGAGTGCCTTATGCATAGCCATGAAATGTCTGCTTGGCTCCCCGATATAAGCTGCTTTAGCCCTGATGAGCTGATAAG TGGCCAGGGCAGTGATGAAGGGGAGGTGCTACTGTATTACTGCTATTGTGACCTGGAGGATCCCCAGTGGATGTGTGCCTGGCAGACAGCTCTGTGTCAGCACCTGCACCTCACAGGCAAG GTTCGAGTTGCTACAGAAGGAATCAACGGAACAGTTGGTGGAAGCAAACTGGCTAGCAGACTCTACATGGAAGTCATGCTTTCTTGCCCACTGTTTAAGGATTATCTGTGTAAGGATGATtttaag ACCAGCAAAGGAGGAGCTCACTGTTTTCCAGAATTGCGTGTTGGTGTATTTGAAGAAATCGTGCCCATGGGGATCAGCCCCAGTAAGATCTCCTACAAGAAGCCTG gAATTCATTTATCCCCAGGTGAATTTCATAAAGAAGTAGAAAAGTTTTTATCGCAGGCAAATCAAGAACAAAGAGATACTATCCTTCTGGATTGCAGAAACTTCTATGAAAGCAAAATA GGACGATTCCAGGGCTGCTTAGCCCCAGACATCAGGAAATTCAGTTACTTCCCCAGCTACGTTGACAAAAATCTAGAACTTTTCAGAGAGAAGAGGGTGCTGATGTATTGCACTGGGGGCATCCGTTGTGAGCGGGGTTCAGCCTACCTCAAAGCCAAG GGAGTGTGCAAGGAAGTGTTCCAGCTCAAGGGTGGCATCCACAAGTATCTGGAAGAATTTCCTGATGGCTTTTACAAAGggaagttgtttgtttttgatgagCGTTACGCCCTGGCCTACAACAGTGATGTGGTGTCAG AATGTTCATACTGTGGATCCCAGTGGGACCAGTATAAACTCTGCTCAACTCCCCAGTGCCGCCAGCTCGTTTTGACCTGCCCTGCCTGTCAAGGACAAGGATTCACAGCCTGTTGTGTCACATGTCAAGACAAAGGGAGCAGGAAGGCTTCAGGCTCTACTCAGGACAGCTTTAAAGAGGAATGTGAATGTACAGCCCGGCGGCCGCGCATACCAAGGGAGCTCTCACAGCAGCTGTACCTCCCTGGGAGCCCAGAGCCAgggcctgctgtgggtgaggatGGGCCGTGGCTTGTGTGA
- the TSTD2 gene encoding thiosulfate sulfurtransferase/rhodanese-like domain-containing protein 2 isoform X2, which translates to MAVQRRNTHLQRKSGQGSDEGEVLLYYCYCDLEDPQWMCAWQTALCQHLHLTGKVRVATEGINGTVGGSKLASRLYMEVMLSCPLFKDYLCKDDFKTSKGGAHCFPELRVGVFEEIVPMGISPSKISYKKPGIHLSPGEFHKEVEKFLSQANQEQRDTILLDCRNFYESKIGRFQGCLAPDIRKFSYFPSYVDKNLELFREKRVLMYCTGGIRCERGSAYLKAKGVCKEVFQLKGGIHKYLEEFPDGFYKGKLFVFDERYALAYNSDVVSECSYCGSQWDQYKLCSTPQCRQLVLTCPACQGQGFTACCVTCQDKGSRKASGSTQDSFKEECECTARRPRIPRELSQQLYLPGSPEPGPAVGEDGPWLV; encoded by the exons ATGGCagtacaaagaagaaatactcatttgcaaagaaaaag TGGCCAGGGCAGTGATGAAGGGGAGGTGCTACTGTATTACTGCTATTGTGACCTGGAGGATCCCCAGTGGATGTGTGCCTGGCAGACAGCTCTGTGTCAGCACCTGCACCTCACAGGCAAG GTTCGAGTTGCTACAGAAGGAATCAACGGAACAGTTGGTGGAAGCAAACTGGCTAGCAGACTCTACATGGAAGTCATGCTTTCTTGCCCACTGTTTAAGGATTATCTGTGTAAGGATGATtttaag ACCAGCAAAGGAGGAGCTCACTGTTTTCCAGAATTGCGTGTTGGTGTATTTGAAGAAATCGTGCCCATGGGGATCAGCCCCAGTAAGATCTCCTACAAGAAGCCTG gAATTCATTTATCCCCAGGTGAATTTCATAAAGAAGTAGAAAAGTTTTTATCGCAGGCAAATCAAGAACAAAGAGATACTATCCTTCTGGATTGCAGAAACTTCTATGAAAGCAAAATA GGACGATTCCAGGGCTGCTTAGCCCCAGACATCAGGAAATTCAGTTACTTCCCCAGCTACGTTGACAAAAATCTAGAACTTTTCAGAGAGAAGAGGGTGCTGATGTATTGCACTGGGGGCATCCGTTGTGAGCGGGGTTCAGCCTACCTCAAAGCCAAG GGAGTGTGCAAGGAAGTGTTCCAGCTCAAGGGTGGCATCCACAAGTATCTGGAAGAATTTCCTGATGGCTTTTACAAAGggaagttgtttgtttttgatgagCGTTACGCCCTGGCCTACAACAGTGATGTGGTGTCAG AATGTTCATACTGTGGATCCCAGTGGGACCAGTATAAACTCTGCTCAACTCCCCAGTGCCGCCAGCTCGTTTTGACCTGCCCTGCCTGTCAAGGACAAGGATTCACAGCCTGTTGTGTCACATGTCAAGACAAAGGGAGCAGGAAGGCTTCAGGCTCTACTCAGGACAGCTTTAAAGAGGAATGTGAATGTACAGCCCGGCGGCCGCGCATACCAAGGGAGCTCTCACAGCAGCTGTACCTCCCTGGGAGCCCAGAGCCAgggcctgctgtgggtgaggatGGGCCGTGGCTTGTGTGA